aagcaacgAGGTCGACCAGATGTGATGTCATACCTGTCAGAAAAGAAGGAGCTGGAACAAGCAATGAAAACCCAGGAGCTAGAATACAAACGTGATGCACTTGAGGCTGAAACTAAACTTAGGCAAGAGCAGTTAGAAGTTGAGAAGAGACGCATTTCCCTCCAGGAGCAACAAATGAACATGCAGCTTGAATTATTAAAAGCTTTTATGACTTCCAAAAAGTAGcactacaaaattaatgttacatGCTTGCATGAGACTTCTTGTTGGATATTTCATTCTTGTGGTAAGAGAAGTTAAGAATTTATGGACGTGCCCTTTTTATCTGAGTAAAGAAACTTATCAAGGTTTGATATCTGTAActaaaaaaatcatgaaaaatgtAGGTAAAGTTTTGAGTTAAGGTTGTATTTGTCAGTTTAATTATCAGTTAAGGTATGTGTGTAGGTCCGGGGGAGGCAAGAAGAAGTAATCTGAAGTTACACTACCATATAGACAAGTATGGCAGTTAATCAAAAGAACACCCACAACATAGTATTTCCCAATTGGTTGCAAAAGGACTTTGAGGTTTTTCCGAAAATCGagaaatgcaaaatattgcACAACAACAACTGATTCTCGAACTTTGCTCATTCTTTTGTTGAACAATTCTTGAGCTGGAGTTAGCATTGCTCCTCTATAAGGGGCAAGTAAATGCTGTCAGAGAGGGTAGGCCGGATCTCCATACAGGCTGAATATAGGTGGAGCTCTGAACTTTCCTTCAAGCCTGGGCATTAAATTACTCTCATGAAGCATGAAGGCATCATGGTGATGTCCAGCAATTGGGCCATATAAGTTTGCTATCAAACCATTTGGACAAACAACACTCTGAAAAATAAAACGatatttaagatattttttaactTGAACATTAGCAAAATGCACTTTTAAAAGCAAATGAACACAAGTTAGGTTAACATCCTATTATAAAATGGACAAAGAATAACATATTAGCACTATAATTGGCCAGATGTCCCTTCTACCTGGAATTTCAAACCAGGTGTCCGCTTGTGCCCGGAAAACAAAATTCGCTGGTTTCTTATGGGTCTGCAGCATGGCCTCAGTGTGCCATCAATAAAACCCCAGCAGTTGTCTAGTGGACTTCCAGCATTGTAAatggctttagcaaatgactGTGCATCAATCCAGTTCTGGTCCAAGTTCTCCAACTTGTGGTTCCACCTGATGTATATGTCATTCAAAACCTTTAAAAAGTAGGGAGAAAAGGTCAATAAACAGGTGGCTTGAAAGAAGACAGTTAGGGGGGTGCTTCAAATACATGGAATACCCTTAATTAGCGTTTGATATGTTTTATAAATATTAATACCAGTTAATACTACCAGGAAATACTAGTTCTGATCTGTTTATTATGTCCCATGTGTCTGAAAAACGCACTTAATGATAAGAGTAGGGCCATTTATTTACACAAGTTAATGTTGACTCTCCCCTCCCCAGCCCTTGCcaactcaaaaaaaaattgacttacCTCATGGACTATCATGCTGAGTTCCGGCTCGGGTCTTCCAAACAACTGACACAAATCACACAAATGGTTTGGATATGTCAATCTTCGTAGTAGGATAAGCAGAGCTTCCAAGCCACCAGCCACAGTTCCATTTGGACACTTACACACAGCAGGTATTGAAAGAGCATCGTGCAGTACTCTAAGATCGTTTTGCTAAACCTGTGTCGAAAAGTTGTAAGGTTTGGAGAGTTCCAATACCATACCTTTGTTATCACAACTATAATTCAAACTCGCTGTTACCTAAACAGGTCGATGGAAGTTTGCTCGTCCAGATTTTCAAGGTCAATTTTAAAACCTATGTCAACACTAGACAGAACTTTACTCAAAGCATCCACAAGGAGAATTTCGATGTCCTCATCGCAGTGTCAAACACATGGAAAAGAAGCATATCATTGGCGTACTTTCTAAAGACTATACATTTGATAGACTTTATTAAACAATTTAGACAACTTATTTCTGAGTAAAAAGAGCAAACCTTGCCGCCGCAGCCGCCATCTTTTTAAACAATCGCTACCAATCCCTGCGCGTTAACTCTTCAGGTATCTTAATCAAATTAGCTGCGCACAAGAACATTTTACGTGTACGGGTACACTACCCATACCTGTACACCGATATACGGGTATCTTAAGGTCTATATTGCCAGGCAATTTGTACAAGTACAACTGTGTAATATAAGACGAATAACAATAAGATCAAACATTGTAGTATTTCACCAGTGGTCCAGAAAAGCACTTGACATTCTATATGATGTTCCAGAAATTCTCCATGCCACCCTCTCCCACTAGGGAATATTTTAGGAGGGTAGGGGCATTGAAGCCCCTCATCTGTCCTTCCAAAATTTCCAGTTCAGCTgatatttttcttcaaaatcttTGGATTTGGAGACTCTAACCTCCCTAAAACTTTGAGTTACCTTGGGGTATGAATATTTTCTGGAAAAAATACCTGATCTAGCATTTCAATCTCAATTCTTGGTTCTCACTTACATCATATCAAAACTCACGAGCAATAACCAATGTATTTCCATTCCAAATGCTTATGGAATTGTAGAGAGTTTAAACTACACACCTTGGCCAAAGTTTAAAGCACAAAAGCACTTCACTCGAGAGTTAGGCGAAcaagtatttttcatttttagtaAGAAATGTATGGAGCAGCCATCTTTGTACCCCACTCAGGGGCAAAAACATGGTagccaaaaattcaaaatcttataaTTGCACCAAAAatcaaatccaaaaatattgtaTTTGCTATAAGGCTCCATTAACTCAGCTTATAAGAGGTATACTTTAGATTTTTGAATCATTGTGACATCATGTGAAAGCCAAGAATTCATACAACACATCACTACTCATCAAAGACACGTGAAACAGTTATTATGCAGGGAtggcacttgcctcccaccaatgtggccggggttcgattcccagactcggcatcgtatgtgggttgagtttgttggttctctgctctgcatcgagaggttttctccgggttctccggtttcccctctcctcaaaaaccaacatttggcATGATTTGtggtaattgttaatttcaatttacagtgtccccaattagtgcttcagtgctagaacgactagacacttaaataaagttcctttccttttattatGTTTGGTTGTGCATTACAACTGAATGCACATACTACCCACATCTGGCTAGCCAGTGGAATTTGATGAACGGGTATCACTTTGTCCCGGATAtggaaattttttattttgtttatcgCACGCTCAATGTGAATCCTCAAGCTGGCGATTTCTTGAGTTTTTGCCACATCTTCTGCAGGCATTTGACTTGACCCTCCTAGGAAGGGAGGCAAATTTAATGAGATCCCCAGTGGCAGCAAATCTTGAATTGTAAATCCTTTATCTGCCATAACAGAGTCATTGTCATCAAAAGGCACATCTAAAAAGCCATTTCTCCTGACGATTTCTCTATCAGACATAGATCCAGTGTAAAGCTGGCTTGTAAATGTTATTGCACCCCCAGGAGAAATGAATGTTGTGTGATTTTTGTACCTACTGAAGAGTTCTCCATTTAATTGTAAGCTGCATGGCATCTGACATCTCACTTCAGTACAATCAATAATAATTCTGGTAGGTTTGTACTTTCTTTTGAATGCTTCTGGCATTGTTCTATCAACTACTTCTCTACTGGGCCAAATGTAAATGTGTCCAAATTTAAAGTACATAAAGTTAATCCAAGTGATAAATATTCTACTCACTGTAGAGGTTGAGACATTGAACAAGTGAGCAACGTGATCTTCATGAAACCCTTGTCTAAGTGTACACATGACCATTAAAAATTCATCGTGTGGCCTTAAAGATCTAGCTCGCCCTTTCTTAGTTAGAGACATAACTGCTTTATTCTCCACAGTGTAATCAGAAACGACGCCAGGATTTGTGGAATGCGAATAGGAGAAATTCTCTCCCTTCTCCCCAGAGTCAAGATATGTGTAAACAACCATAAACGTTTCCCAGTTGGGAAAACCAGAATATAAAGTAGCAGACGAATccttcattttcaagttttcaagaaTAAATAATCTATCATTAAGGCCGTCATTTTGCAGCTGCATATGCTGCAATTGACGCTTAAGTTCCTTGATTTCCTGTTCCATTTCTTGAATCTTTTTATCATTGTTGCTAATACTTTTTGTCAAGTAAACCTCAGGGACAGTGAATTCTGTTTGGGTTTTTCTGTATTGAGTTGTTGAGCTACTATTTGATTCTAAATCTGAAACACTCGCTAGTAATTCACTGGCTGGTTCTTCTGCAGATACAACTGAAGTATTTAAGTTAAGAGCCGCACTGCTTAAAGCAGAGTTTCTCACTGTTGGCTCCTTTCTTTTGCGAGGCGATGTTCAAATCCACGGAAAATCTGAAGGTACAACTCCGTCTTTAACTTCACATTTTCCACCGAGAGTTTTCCTGAGGTCACCTGTCCTTAAATGTCTGGAGCATATGTTTCTGAACTTGGTTACTTTGAAGTTACCTTTTCTTCGGAACTTTAAAGAACGAGATTTTCTCACCGTTTTTACAGCGGTTGATTTTTATTGGGCATTCCGGAACACAACGGCTCATTGGCATTTTAATATATCCTATTGTTAGCGTTAATTTGATTTGACCCTCTGATTTGTTTACAACACACAGAGCGCAGGCTAACGTGGCCCtactgacctcgttttcatggAAAAGTTACTACCAGTCCCCTGTGCCGTCGGCCATTATGAAAGTCGTGTATTAAAGCTGGTTTTCACATACGAaacaagcataagcacaagcaacatacgCGGATGTAGTAGCGTTTTGATAATTGGTACCTTTCCTTAGAACaaaagacactaattaacaacaagttaaTACATCTGTGTATGCTTGCATCATATGTGATTGATACATGATTTAGACAGTTACAATGAAGGTCACACATTCTTTATATTGATTGCACATTCtgcctgtttttttttcctttcagctCCCCAACTGAGTTAGATGTGTCGCTGCACAATCACCCCTCCCATTTGTGTGACACAGCGTAAAAAAGCAAAATCGTCAGGAAATTTCTCTTTATTGTTTTATTCAATGCATTTTAGTCTTAGATGGCAAcatcattttatatttttaattaattgcaATTTGAGAAGCGAGAAAATGCAATTTTTAATTACCCATAATACCTTGTGGGCGTGGCCAGATACAGAAGTTTAGAGGTTTTAACAAAatcgttgatttttttttaccatgaTAGACAAATATGTACAAGATTTACATTGATCCAATTATCTCTTAATGGTGCTGCATAGACAGCTTGTAGATTGGCttatttcgattttttttcttcacagaAAGATCTGTACATATAGCACGCACTGTCCCAGCATAAACTACAGCTAGACGTTTAGTGTCAAGAGTGTAGGTCATATCTTGAAGATTTTCCCATAAAAAGAAGTGACCTTTGAGAACAGCACTTCCACTAGGGTATTGGCAGGAATAGTTATCAGTCATTGGCTCCTCTAGCTCTTCCACGCCATTGGAAGTGACTTTTAGGAGGTAGAAATCATTAAGGCAGGATCCTCAAAAGCTGCTATGGCCACAGTGCTACCTTTGGCTGCAAGATCAGCCATATGTGACATGGTATCATTATCCAGAGCTGATGTGGCTGTGGACTGCCTGGTGGTGGCAGGGGAAGTTTCCCTTTTGATTTCTACTTCCTTCCAGTCATTGTTGATGCACTGATCTTCGTCATCTAGTAATCAATCAGTGCAGTAACACAAGCGATGTCTGGTTAAGACCTTCTCTTGTTATGGTAAGCTCTTAACACAGTGCCATTTTCTGATTCCTGAGACTGACTTGAATTGCCTTCCAGGTCTGTTTCTACCTGCAGCCTTTTCTCCCTGACTAGGGACAAAAAAGAAGACCCGTCGTTTGAGTTCCACTGCTTTTGTTCGTGAGTCAACGCTGGATGCCACTGGAAGGGTGAAATTCTCAACAAGATACTTGTACATACTCTCTGCATTAGTGATTCTGGCGTTTCGTTGTAAAACTGCCTGGCTCACCCTCTGCTTCACGTGAGACCCAGCTGCATCTTGTTCGCCTTTGGCATGCGAAGTTTCAAAGTAGAAGTGCTGTGTGTGGTAGCCAAAATCCATAAGAGAGCATGATAGATCGCCCACACAGTGTCTTGACTTCATCAGTGAACTCATGAAGCTTCTCCACCTGATAGCCTGATCCTCAAGAATCCCAAAGGGAATCAAACTCCTCTTGTGAATTTAGGTTATCATTGCCATTACTCAGTGACATTAACAACAATGTTTGCTTCAAGTACTCGAAATTTTTCATGAAATCATAACGCTTGGAACATATGTTTTCCTTTAGCCCCATATCCACAGATAAGAGTCAAAGTTAGATCAGGCCTTCTTGAAGTTTGTCGGTTATATTGAGGATCACTGTTGTGCTCCCTTTATCGGCGATTTTTAGGTTTATAGCCGTGTTTTGTTTCAACTCTTTCACTGCTGTATGTTCCTTTCATGACAAATTGTATTTTGGCTTTTGCACTGTTATTTCAGCAAGTTTAAGTTTGACGTTTTTCAAGTAGCTTTTAAGGGCAACAGAGGGTTGTACTGGTGGAACCCAGTTCGATTGTATGTGGAATGGATGTATTCCCTTGTCGTTTCCGTGAATTATGTATTGGAGATGCATTTGTCTTGCAAAATGTTCGAAATCAGCCAACAAGTGTCATTTGATTTCGTTTTTGTTAGTCACGGGTGTCGGGATAAATCGAAGCCCTTTTGACAGTACACTTACTTGGCTATCAGTTAATCTGTGACCTGagagattttaaagaaattattCGTTTGTCTCCCtttctttgttatatattttttgtttggcGGTTTTTTTTTCGTCTTATGCGTTTGCCATTTTTTGACAGTCTTGCGACTGATCTTGTACTTGTGGTTTTTGTGGTAGTTTGTTCAGAGACCACACTGTTatagctttcaacatttttattgttgtttagcAAATGTGTACATAACATCTCTTTTATATCGAAAAGTTGCTGCTCTAGGTTGTTTATCCTATTTACATCATTATTAACATTGTTTGACTTAATTCGCCCTTTCTAATTTTTTAACGCGACTCTCGAGTCTTCGCTGATGGAAGCGCAACAGGGcttccacaaattttttttcgGCATATCGTTTTGTGGCGCctatttctttttgaaacaTGTCATCGAGCATTATATTTGCCCGCACTTTATACTGGAGTGACTTAGGACAAGTCTTTTGTTCTaaatgtttctttaatttgAGGATTGATTcctcagtttttctttttttgaattcAATAGCGCTAGTTATTTcctctcctttcctttttgAGGTTTGCCGTAAGTTGGTAACTTTTGCCGGGCTTTGCCTTGAAGAAtttctcctttcgtttctttttgttgccgTTGCAGCAAGTTCAGTTTTGTGTCGTTGCTCTAGCTGTGATGCTGGAGGGCTTTCCTCGTCTGATTCGAGGTTTGGTTCAGCCATATCCTCGTCTGACAGACGATACTCTGGTGTTCTTGGTGGAGCTGGCAGAAGTGCTTCTGCATTGTCGATATCTTCATTGTAAGGATTACAACTTACATGTAATGTGTTGTCTGACAACTTGTCTCAGCGTATGAACTGAAATATAGGGTCTAAGCAGGGCTGGTGGTTTCGATTTTTTGTGAATCTCTTCAGCTGCTTTGTGTTGGCGACAAGCTCTTGTTTTGTGAGAAATTTTGGAAACGTCTACGGGTGAGGGGGTATCCTTTCAGATTTTTGCTCACACTGTTTCGCGCAATACGCTGCAGTGATAGAACAGGATGGCTTAGTAGGAAAGCAAACATTAGGTCTGGTGGTAGCAACAAGACTATTGTTTTTAAAACCACTTTCAACTGTAGCCATGCACGCATCAAGCGTGTTATAAGCCAGATATTACCAGATGTGGATTGCACTGTTTGTTACAAATCTACTGTATCTTTAGCTAATCTAagtaaaaaagcaaaacaattttttggGGCCCACAGTTTAGCTAAAACTGTGGGCCCCAAAATTATGTAAGACACAAAATATCTCACTTCTTGCACACCTTTCCACCTCTTTCCTACATGCAAATCCGCTCTTGTAGGTGCGGTTTTTACTCTCTTATGTAGGTATATATACAGGTCCcttgtgttgtattgtaaaacATCCCTGACAAAGTGTGCGTTAATCACATGAAATGCGTAGGATAAAATAAATCGTTTTACAACTCTTCGAGTTCGCAGACATGCTGCTCTTTTTTTTGCTCAGTGCAGAAAGCCTAATGACCAAGGCGCAAAAAAATATCATTGCAAATAGCTGTCACCCACCCAGTTCTTAAGGTGATAGCTATCAATCGTAAGAGCCGAGATTGCAGGTGTTGGCTGTGTCTTAAACGGTAATCCTTGAAAACCATACAATTTGCGCCTCACCTGGAAACCccgcaaaaaaaaatgtgttcccAAGAAGGCCTAGAAAATATTCTCTGTCCTTGTCAGCAGTACCATAACGTGATTGATACACTGTAACTGTGCCAAAATTGATCTTTCTCTTATAAGCTTTTGGTGTCATATTTAAAAGTGTTCTTCAGCCAGTCtacaattgttgttgttgatacCTAAGAAAAAAAGCTACCCGCC
The Montipora capricornis isolate CH-2021 chromosome 10, ASM3666992v2, whole genome shotgun sequence genome window above contains:
- the LOC138020616 gene encoding uncharacterized protein; the protein is MEQEIKELKRQLQHMQLQNDGLNDRLFILENLKMKDSSATLYSGFPNWETFMVVYTYLDSGEKGENFSYSHSTNPGVVSDYTVENKAVMSLTKKGRARSLRPHDEFLMVMCTLRQGFHEDHVAHLFNVSTSTVSRIFITWINFMYFKFGHIYIWPSREVVDRTMPEAFKRKYKPTRIIIDCTEVRCQMPCSLQLNGELFSRYKNHTTFISPGGAITFTSQLYTGSMSDREIVRRNGFLDVPFDDNDSVMADKGFTIQDLLPLGISLNLPPFLGGSSQMPAEDVAKTQEIASLRIHIERAINKIKNFHIRDKVIPVHQIPLASQMWVVCAFSCNAQPNIIKGKELYLSV